The Syntrophotalea acetylenivorans genome contains the following window.
CACAATTTGTAAAGGCCGCAGTGGTTTCTCGTGTCTTTAAAAATAATCAACCAAGGGTGTCTGAAATAATTATTCATACCGGGCAACATTATGATAGCAATATGTCCGATATTTTCTTTGAAGAGATGGAAATACCTAAGCCTAACTTTAATCTCGGGGTTGGAGGTGGGCGTCATGGATCAATGACTGGACAGATGCTTGAAAAAATTGAAGATGTGTTGCTAGAGGTGCAACCTGATTGGACTCTCGTTTATGGCGATACTAACTCGACCATCGCCGGAGCATTAGCGTCTGCTAAATTAAATATTCCAGTAGCTCATGTCGAAGCAGGATTGCGATCCTTCAATCGGCGGATGCCTGAAGAAATCAATAGGGTGGCCACCGATCACATTTCAGACTTGCTTTTCGCTCCAACTCAGATCGCGGTCCAAAATTTAAAACGGGAAGGGGTTGCTGAGGAACGTATTATTTTGGCTGGAGATGTGATGCTTGACGCGGCCCTATTTTATCGGGATAGAGCGTCTGGACTGTCTTGTAATGCGAGCCGTTTGCCGGGGGGGGACTTTGCTCTTTGCACAATTCATCGTGCTGAAAATACAGATGATCCGCAACGTCTTGCGAATATTGTAGATGCCCTTGAAGAAATCGCTTTTTCTGATATCCCAATTTATTTGCCATTGCATCCTCGAACGCAAAGATGCCTAGCTGCGAATGGGTTTTCGTTTAAACATGTGACGGTTATCGATCCGGTTGGATATTACGATATGTTAGTTTTGCTTGATCGCTGTCGATTTGTTTTAACCGACAGTGGTGGCTTGCAAAAGGAGGCTTATTTTTTTGAAAAACCCTGCATTACTTTAAGGGACGAAACTGAATGGGTGGAATTAGTAGAGTCAGGGGCTAATCAACTTGTGGGGGCTCAGGGTGATAAAATACTATCCGCAGTTCGGGACGGATGGAAAGATGATTTCGAATCGTGCGTGTGGCCTGCATTCTATGGTGATGGGCAAGCCGGAGATGTAATATTTAAGACTCTTTATTCGCGTTGAATATGAGGAATCTAAGCTTTCCTTGCTGTAACTAGTATTTGTGAGGGTTAGTTTGATTGGACACGGTCTATGAAGACAGTTTTGATAATTTGTTATGATTATGTGCCTTATTTTCCTTCTTTAGGCGGTGTATTGCGTGTTCTCACTCTTTCTAGGTATCTCTCTAAGAATGGTTGGAAAGTATTTGTCTTGACTTCAAGAGGGCAAGATTTTGGTTTTCATGGTTATGAGGACATACTTAAGGATGTTGAGATTGTTTATATAGATGATCCTATTAAAGTTAATATTCAAAAAGTTTTGAATAAGCAACTTGAAAATACTGCCAATAAAAAGGGAAATCTGCCCCTTTCTTCCCTTAAAGGATTTATAAAGTCCTTTGTATCCTATGTCGTTGTTCCAGACTTGGGCGTTTTTATGGTACGGAAATACTTGAAGTCTGCGGAAAGAATTATAATTAAAAACAGTGTTAAAAACGTAATTGTTTCATCACCTCCCCACAGTATGCAAATTGTTGGAGCCTTGTTAAAAAATAAATTTAAGTCTAATGTTAATCTAATTGTTGATTATAGGGATAGCTGGAATATGACTGCCATATTTAGGAAGAAAAATGTTATTGCTAACTATTTCTCCTGTCTTTTGGAAAAATATACTTTGAATAAATGTGATCATTTTTCATATGTTTCTAAACCTATTCTTGATAAACTTATCAATTTCTATGGCATTGATTTGGAATGTAAATCTACAATTGTGATGAATGGATTTGATGAAAAAACGATTTTTCCGTCAGTTGATTCGAATCATGATTCCGGGGTGGTTAAGATAGGTTATTTTGGTGCCATAAGTGACGATAAGACTTCCTTCAGAAGTATATCCAATGTTTTAGATGTATTGATTGATCTCGCAAGTAAAAATTCTTTGCCGAGACTTGAATTTAATTTTTATGGTGCCACAAATTTTGAACGTTATGATTTGCAGAAGCTTCCCATGGTCAAAGTTAGGGGAAATGTGCCACATGATGAAGCTCTCCGTTGTATGGCCGATATGGATTTCTTAATGTTGTTGCATTCTGATCCCTTGAGTGCGGATGAAGTAATTACTGGAAAGTTCTTCGATTATATCTCTATGAAAAAGCCTATTCTGTGCTTTGCGCCACAAAATATGGAGGCAAGGCGTTTGATCGAGAAAAACCGGCTCGGAGTTAATGTTGACATTGAGAGTACGATCGATATTGCAGAAAAACTGATCGCTTTGCCATTGTTTCTGAATAGCCCCTTTTATGAAGGTTTTAATATTGATCAATATCAGCGAGTTAATCAATATAATAAGATGATAGAGTTGTTGCGGTAAGTGACGTTTGAGATACCATGTTTGTGCATAGTTATCGTGGACGCCCTTTTTTCGCTTTGCCACCTTCAGGATAGAGAAATTTTATCCCTGAGAAAAAACCGACCTCGAAGTCTATCTGCCCTTTTCCTGGGGCAAGCCGAATATCAAGAAACTGCCACGGCGACATGAGGCTCAGAGAAGCAGCCGATAGGTATTTGTAATTCAGAGAACGACCTCCATCAAATTTGTTGACACTGAAAGCATTATATTTCGTGGTTGCTCCTAAGCAAATAGTTCTTATGTCGCCACACAAAAAGAAACAGAACCATTGACATAGTTTTGGCAGGTTCTAGACCAAAAACTACCTAATTATATTTTAAAGAAAAGAGAAGGTTAATGAAGGTTGCCTTGATAGGGACGCGTGGAGTACCTGCAAATTATGGAGGGTTCGAAACTTGTGTCGAGGAACTTGGTCGCAGACTTGTGGAGCGTGGACACTCCGTCACTGTTTATTGCCGGAAAAGTTATTATGATGAAAAGGAGAGCCATTACTTAGGGATGAAACTGGTTTATCTCCCGAGTCTCAAGAGAAAGTCCCTAGATACTCTTTCACACACACTTTTGTCCGTGGGCCATGCTCTCTTTAATCCCTATGACGTTTTGATGGTCTTCAATGCTGCTAATAGTCCAACGCTTATTTTACCCAGACTTTTTGGAAAAAAAATCGCCATCAATACTGACGGTCTTGAGTGGAAGAGGGGTAAGTGGGGCTCTATAGCCCGGAAGTATTATAAGTTTTCCGAGTGGTTGTCGACAAAATTGGCCAACCGGATAGTTGCAGATTCTCTTGGGATCCAAGATTATTACCGTAAACATTATGGCGTTGAGAGCTCATATATAGCCTATGGTGCACCTGTTATTTATTCCTCTAAGCCAGCACTATTGGACCGGTTTGGTGTTAGCCCTGGACAGTACTTTTTGCAAATCACCCGTTTTGAACCGGAAAATAACCCCCTGTTGACAATAAAGGCTTTTAAAGCAGCCAATACCGGGAAAAAGCTTGTTCTTGTTGGTGGCGTTCCTTATGAGAGTGAATATTCCAGACAGATTGAAATGGAAGCCGATGAGGACGTTATTTTGCCTGGCTTTCTTTACGATAAAGAGCTGTTGAATGAACTTTGGGCGAACTGCTTTGCCTATATACATGGGAATGAGGTTGGTGGGACCAATCCGGCTCTTCTTCAGACCATGGGTGCTGGTTGTTTTACCATTGCGGTAGATTGCACTTTCAGTCGTGATGTTCTTTCAGATTGTGGGATTTTTTATGAAAAAAACGTAGAGAGTCTTTCCTCCAAGATGATATGGGCGACCCAAAATGAAAAGAAGTTGGACTCATTTAAGGCCAAAGCAGTGGCGCGCATTAAAACTCACTATACCTGGGACAAGGTAACGCATGGATATGAGTCTCTATTCGTCAAACTGGTAAATGGAAAATATCCTTGGAAGCCTTTCAGAAAAGACTAATGGCAGTCTGAGATGGTGTCATCTGCCGATGTGCGAGGTTATTGCGTAAGCTTCCCGTCAAGTAGACAGTTGAAAAATAGAGTTTTCAGCGTTCTGTGACAGATATTCAGCCGGAGTCAGATCCCCTAGGGAATCGTGTGGCCGCTGTTTGTTGTATTCGATCTTCCACCAATAGGTGGTTTCCTGCACTTCATTCAGATTGCGGAACAGGTAATGGTCGAGAACCTCGTTCCGATACGTTTTGTTAAAGAGTTCGATATACGCATTCTGGTTCGGCTTGCCGAGCTCAATGTATTGAATTGTTATCCCGGCCTCCTCGGCCCAAGCGATGAAATCGCCGCTGAGAAACTCAGGTCCGTTGTCGGTCCGAAAAACATCGGGTAGATTTCGCTCCAATCTGAGTCGCTCAAAAACTCGGATCAAACGTTTCCGGGTGATCGAGGTATCGATTTCGACATGCAGCAGCTCGCGGTTAAAATCATCGATCACTTTAAAGGTGCGGAACCGCCGACCGGCATAGAGCGAATCACTCATAAAGTCGGCTGACCAGACCTGGTTCGGTTGTTTTGGTACCAGCAACGGCTGCTGAATACGTTTTGGAAGCTGCTTCTTGGCCGTCGTTTCTGATTCAAGTTCAGTTTGCAGTAAATACGATAAACCCGTTTATGGTTCCAGCGGTGTCGCTTGCGCAGATATTTTCAGCATTTCCAAAAGCCCCACCGGGGATGTTTATCGAGCAATGCATTGATGGCATCGACGACTTCGGCATCACGATCCTGCGCTATAGGATGTCGATAGTAGGCCGCCCGAGACAGACCGACACAGCGGCAACTGCGCTGCACAGATAAGCGATGTTCGGCAATCAGATAGGTGATGGCCTCACGCTTGTCAGGCGGCCTTAAAGCTTTTTTTCGATCAGGTCTTTCAGGGCCCGGTTCTCAAGGGCCATATCAGCGTACATGCGCTTGAGTTGAGAAAGTTCCTGTTCCATCTCTTTCATGCGCTTGAGATCGGAGGCACTCATGCCGCCGTATTTCGATTTCCAATTGTAGTAAGTGCGTCCGAGATGCCATGTTTGCGGCAAATCTCTTTAACTTGAACACCAGCTTCGCCCTCTTTGAGAATGGCGATGATTTGATTTTCGGTAAAACGGGTCTTTTTCATCAGAGCCTCCTGAATGGATTGTGCCAGAAAACTCTACTTTTGGCATGTCAATCATTTGGGGAAGCTTACGAAAGCCGCTGGGTTTGATTAGAACTGCTGTAGATTTTGCGGGTTCCGATAAAATCTTATAGAACAAGCAGGTCACCTTTTTCACCTTAGTAAGCCCATTTTAAGTATTTAGGTTTGGCAAAACCGATTTTTTAGAGAGGTAGTGATGCTCCGGCAACAGGCGAAACTGTTTAACAAACTTTCCATCTGCGTGGACACCTTTATCATATGCACCTCCCTGTTGCTAGCCTACCATGTCAGGATCTTTTTTAACGGCAATCTCCTTCCGTTGGACAACTATCTCTGGGTGCTGGTCATCGTCATACCTATTTGGTTCTACCTTCTCAAACTCAACGGCCTCTACTCCTCGATTCGACGCTGGTCGATTTTTGACATTGTCAGCAAGCTGTTCAATGTTCATCTGCTTGGTGGTTTGCTGACAGCTTCGATAATTTACTTTGTCGACCGCGATCAATACAGTCGGGGGCTATATCTTGCCTTTCTGGGCACATCCTTTCTGCTGCTCTCCTTGGTAAAGGTCATCGTTCGCATGGGGCTAGGGTTTTGCCGACGACGAGGGGTCAATACAAGGCATTTGCTAATCGTAGGCACCAGGGAAAAGGCTCGACGTTTGCATCAACTAGTCGAACAACACGAGGCCTGGGGCCTGGTAGTTGCTGGCTTTGTTCAGGTTGGTGGTGCTCAGGTTCAAGACGAAGTGGAGGGACACAAGGTGCTCGGCCAGGTTGATGAGCTCCTGACCATTTGCAAAACTAAGCGAATCGATGAGGTTATTTTTTGTCTCCCCAAGGATTTCATCGTGGACGCCGAGGCCTATCTTCAGGAACTTGAGGAGTTAGGTGTCACTGTCCGAATGGTTCTTGATTTCTACGATTTTTCTTTCTACCGACGCGAGCTGAGTTTCTTTCATGACGAGTTGCCGATCCTCACCTATCACCCCAAGGCGTTTGAGGGACAGCAACTTTTTGTGAAACGATCTCTCGACATCCTAGGCGCCCTCTGCGGACTTGGGATTACCGCGATTTTATTTCCTTTCATCGTTATGGCCATCAAATCTGATTCTTCTGGACCTATCTTTTTCGGTCAGCAGCGGATTGGTGAGAATGGTCGGACCTTCCGTTGTTGGAAGTTTCGGTCTATGTTTGTTGACGCAGAAGAACGTAAGAAGGAACTACTGGCTCAAAATGAAATGAACGGGGCCATTTTCAAGATCAAAGACGATCCGCGCATTACGAAGGTGGGTTCTTTTTTGCGCAAGACTAGTTTGGACGAACTTCCGCAATTCTGGAATGTTTTAAAGGGAGATATGAGTCTGGTCGGAACCCGGCCGCCGACTCCTGACGAAGTGGCGCAGTACGAAAACTGGCATCGTCGGCGGATCAGCATCAAGCCGGGAATAACCGGTATGTGGCAGACCAGCGGCCGCAATCGGATCGAAGATTTTGATGAAATTGTCCGGCTGGATTTGCATTACATCGACAACTGGTCCATCTGGCTGGATATTTTAATTCTCTTTAAAACGGTAAAGGCGGTCTTGGTTGGTTCTGGTAGTTATTAAGCTGCACGCTTCAAGGACCTCACGCGGAGTCGCGGGGAACGCGGATAGGGCCATAATTCTCGTAATGCGTGACGCGTAATGTGTAATTGGTAAATTCATTTGCTGAAACCGTTAAAAATCTGGTGATGTCAAGTTTTTTACCCCTTACCAATTACGTCTTACGATTTACTAATTTAAAGATTAATCAGCAAATGCGAAACATCAGATTTTGTCTGCGCCTGCCCAGGGTTTAAAGGTCTAGGTTTTTCCTGCATTTTTATCGGAATTCCTCCGTGTCCCCGCGTCTCCGCGTGAACAGAACGGAAGGATAGTTTGCTCTTCTTTACATATTGTCAGAAAAGCAAGGTGCTTTGGACGCAGATGAACGCAGATAGGGCCATAAGGTTCGTAATGCGTGACGCGTAATGTGTGATTGGTATATTCAACTGCTGAAACCATAAACAATTTGGTGATGTCAAGTTTTTCCCCCCCCCACCAATTACGTATTTCGATTTACGGGTTTAAAGATTGATCAGCGAATGCGAAGCATCAGATTTTATCTGCGTCCATTCTAGCGGTTAAAGATCTAGCTCTTCGCCTGCATTTCTATTGGTTTCCTCCGTGTCCCCGCGTCTCCGCGTGAACCGAACGGAAAATGAGATCAAAGACCGAATGCGAGTCGTGAGTTAAGGGAGGTTGAAAAGTGGCAAAAAAAACTTATAAGTCCATCGATTTTTCCGCCGTCAAACGCTACTCCATCAAAACACGCGATAACAAAGTCAACGTGGGTGAGCACTTCGCCCAGCCACCGAAACCAGGGCAGTCGGTGGCCGACTTTCTCGATGGGTTGCCTCATCTCCTTGGTGCCGACAATCTTCGGGGGGTGGTTGATGCTGTTGTGGCTGCACGCCAGAAGGGTAAACCTGTTGTTTTGGCGATGGGTGGTCACGTCATCAAATGTGGCTTGCAGCCGGTGCTGAAGGCACTGATCGAGGCTGATGTCATTACCGCGGTGGCCATGAACGGCTCGGTTACCATTCACGATTTCGAGGTTTCTCTGATCGGTGCCACTTCCGAGGATGTGGCCGCGGTTTTGGCCGCCGGCGATTTCGGATTCTCCGAGGAGACCGGCATCGGCATGAACGAGGCCTTGAAGCAGGGCAGGGAACATGGGGTCGGCTACGGCGAGGCGATCGGTCGTTGTATCGTCGACAACGACCATCCGTATCGTGACTACAGCCTGCTGGCGGCCTGTGTCGAAAAGGAAATTCCGGTGACGGTGCATGTGGCAATCGGTACCGATATAATCCATCAACATCCCGAGGCGGATGGCGCGGTTATCGGTGAGATGAGCTATCGGGATTTCAAGCTGCTTACATCGGTAGTAAGCGAACTCGGCGACGGCGGTGTCTGGCTTAACGTTGGTTCGGCAGTATTGTTGCCGGAGGTTTTTCTCAAGGCTCTGTCCATCGCTCAGAATCTCGGGTACCATGTGGACGGTTTTACCACCGCCAATTTCGATATGATTCAACACTACCGTCCTTTGGCCAATGTGGTTAAGCGACCGACTATGGGAAAGGGACGTGGGTATACTATTACCGGCCACCACGAAATCAATATTCCCCTCTTTGCACAGGCGGTTCTCGACCGGCTTCGCTGAAATCGCAGCGGAAAACCTTGCATAAATTCCTGCTTTATGATACCCGAGTAACGCGTTCTGGCTAAGGGCCGTAATGCGTGAGGATGAGGCCGTGAGGGTGAGACCGTGAATGGTTTTAACCCATTACGCATTACGGATTCTCACTCACGGATTTGTCTGTCACGGCATTTTTAAGCTTGCAGCTTACAACTGGATTTTTTATGAATCGTACTGAAGTGGAAATGTTTTTAGATCGTATCGGCGCCGTCAGAGCTTTGGTGGTTGGCGATCTGATGCTTGACGAATATTTATGGGGCAAGACCGATCGGATCAGTCCCGAGGCCCCGGTTCAGGTGGTTGATATTACCAACGAAGATTTGCGCCTGGGTGGTGCCGGTAATGTCATCAATAATCTGGTGACCCTCGGTTGCCAGGTTCATGTGGCCAGCGTTCTCGGCAATAGTCAGGATGGCGATCTGGTGCGCAATATGCTGGATGAAATTAAAGTTGATACCACAGGACTTTTATTTGACCCTCAGCGTAAGACCAGCCGTAAAACCCGTATTTTGGCTAGCCACCAGCAGATGATGCGTTTTGACCGGGAGAGTCGGGAGCCGATTTCTGCCGAACAGGAGCAGGTTTTAGCTGATTATGTCAGAGAGAATGCGACCCGGTTCGATGTTATTTTGATTTCGGATTATCTCAAAGGGGTATTAACCGAAGGCTTGCTGCAGCAGATCATTCGTATCGGTAAAGAGCAGGGGCTGCCGGTGGTTATTGATCCGAAAGGCAGTGATTACGGAAAGTACCGTGGTGCGACCCTGTTGACCCCTAATCGCAAGGAGACGGAAGTCGCCTCCCGGGTAGCCATTACCGATCAGGACAGCCTGCGCCAGGCGGGGCAGGCGTTGTTGAAAAACTTGGAGCTTGAAACTCTGGTGGTGACCCGTAGTGAAGAAGGAATCAGTATCTTTTTTCAAGACGGTCAAGAGGTCCACTTACCGACGGAAGCCCAGGAAGTGTATGATGTAACCGGCGCCGGTGACACGGTATTGTCCCTGATCGGAGTGGGATTGGCGTGCGGATTGTCCATTGAGGATGCCGCAGGCATGGCCAATCTTGCCGCTGGGATTGCGGTTAGTAAGGTCGGTACTTCCACCGTTAGTGTCGATGAAATTCGTGAGATGTTTTCCCATCAGTTCCTTGAAGGGGATGCCAAGATCAAACGTCGCGAACGGTTGGCGCAAATTCTTGAGACTGAACGGCAACGGGGCAAGACCATCGTCTTTACCAACGGCTGCTTCGATTTGCTGCACGTCGGTCATGTCAAGTATCTGCAACAGGCTCGGCGACAGGGTGACTTGTTGGTGTTAGGGCTTAATTCGGACGATTCGATTCGTCGTCTCAAGGGGCCCAACCGCCCACTTATCGGCGAGCAGGAGAGAGCGCATATCCTGGCTGCATTGACCTGTATCGATTACGTGGTGACCTTTGACGAGGATACCCCTTTGGAACTTATCGATATGCTGCGACCCGATATTCTGGTCAAGGGCGGCGATTACACGCCTGAAACGGTGGTTGGCCGGGAACTGGTGGAAAGCTACGGTGGCCGGGTGGCGTTGATTGATTTGGTGGACGGTCGTTCTACGACCAACATTATCGAGAAAATTCTCGACCGTTATGAACAGGAATGATTCAGCCGGCCGGCCGGCGATATTCCTCGATCGGGACGGGACGATTAATGTAGAGAAAAACTACCTGCATCGGATTGAGGATTTTCAGTTCATTGACGGAGCCCCTGAGGCCATTAAAGCACTCAACCAAGCCGGGTATCTGGTGCTGGTGATAACCAATCAGTCCGGAGTGGCCCGCGGCTATTTCTCTCTAGAGGATGTTGAGTCTCTCCATCAACATCTGGCTCAGCGTCTGGCTGCTGCAGGCGCTCGTGTCGATGGCTTCTATGTTTGTCCTCATCACCCCACAGCTGGGCTGGGTGAGTTGCGTAAGGCCTGTTCCTGCCGCAAAGGAGAGCCGGGGATGCTGCTAAAGGCGGCTAACGAGCACGGTATAGACCTGACTCGTTCCTATATGATCGGCGATAAAGAGGCCGATATTGAGGCCGGCGAAAAGGCGGGTTGTTCGTCTCTACTGGTTCTTACTGGCTATGGGAACGAGACGGCACAAGTTGTCTCGCCGGATCGAGCCAAAAGATTTGCCGACCTTAAACAGGCTGCAGATTATATCTGTCGTCAGACCGTCTGATGACAAATTTCCATTGAATTGGACAAAGGAATATTCATGATTAAAAGTATGACCGGTTATGGCAAAGGCCAAGCCACCCGCAACGATATATCCCTCTCTGTGGAAGTGAAGTCCGTCAATCATCGCTATGGCGATGTGACTGTCAAGGTGCCTCGCACTTTGATGGTTCTGGAAGGGGAGGTGCGCAAGCTGGTCGGGGCCCGATTGAAGCGGGGTCGTATCGATGTCTATGTCAACCTTGAATTTGCTTCGGATGCCGATAAGGTACCGGTCCTCAATCGTGCTCTGGCGGATAGTTATTTGCAGTTGCTCGAGGGGATGGAACGTACTTTTGAATTGACCGGTGGGGTCAGTGTACAGTTGCTGGCGGCGCAGAAGGATGTCATTAC
Protein-coding sequences here:
- the wecB gene encoding non-hydrolyzing UDP-N-acetylglucosamine 2-epimerase, giving the protein MKVVTIIGARPQFVKAAVVSRVFKNNQPRVSEIIIHTGQHYDSNMSDIFFEEMEIPKPNFNLGVGGGRHGSMTGQMLEKIEDVLLEVQPDWTLVYGDTNSTIAGALASAKLNIPVAHVEAGLRSFNRRMPEEINRVATDHISDLLFAPTQIAVQNLKREGVAEERIILAGDVMLDAALFYRDRASGLSCNASRLPGGDFALCTIHRAENTDDPQRLANIVDALEEIAFSDIPIYLPLHPRTQRCLAANGFSFKHVTVIDPVGYYDMLVLLDRCRFVLTDSGGLQKEAYFFEKPCITLRDETEWVELVESGANQLVGAQGDKILSAVRDGWKDDFESCVWPAFYGDGQAGDVIFKTLYSR
- a CDS encoding DUF1972 domain-containing protein, which translates into the protein MKVALIGTRGVPANYGGFETCVEELGRRLVERGHSVTVYCRKSYYDEKESHYLGMKLVYLPSLKRKSLDTLSHTLLSVGHALFNPYDVLMVFNAANSPTLILPRLFGKKIAINTDGLEWKRGKWGSIARKYYKFSEWLSTKLANRIVADSLGIQDYYRKHYGVESSYIAYGAPVIYSSKPALLDRFGVSPGQYFLQITRFEPENNPLLTIKAFKAANTGKKLVLVGGVPYESEYSRQIEMEADEDVILPGFLYDKELLNELWANCFAYIHGNEVGGTNPALLQTMGAGCFTIAVDCTFSRDVLSDCGIFYEKNVESLSSKMIWATQNEKKLDSFKAKAVARIKTHYTWDKVTHGYESLFVKLVNGKYPWKPFRKD
- a CDS encoding sugar transferase is translated as MLRQQAKLFNKLSICVDTFIICTSLLLAYHVRIFFNGNLLPLDNYLWVLVIVIPIWFYLLKLNGLYSSIRRWSIFDIVSKLFNVHLLGGLLTASIIYFVDRDQYSRGLYLAFLGTSFLLLSLVKVIVRMGLGFCRRRGVNTRHLLIVGTREKARRLHQLVEQHEAWGLVVAGFVQVGGAQVQDEVEGHKVLGQVDELLTICKTKRIDEVIFCLPKDFIVDAEAYLQELEELGVTVRMVLDFYDFSFYRRELSFFHDELPILTYHPKAFEGQQLFVKRSLDILGALCGLGITAILFPFIVMAIKSDSSGPIFFGQQRIGENGRTFRCWKFRSMFVDAEERKKELLAQNEMNGAIFKIKDDPRITKVGSFLRKTSLDELPQFWNVLKGDMSLVGTRPPTPDEVAQYENWHRRRISIKPGITGMWQTSGRNRIEDFDEIVRLDLHYIDNWSIWLDILILFKTVKAVLVGSGSY
- the rfaE1 gene encoding D-glycero-beta-D-manno-heptose-7-phosphate kinase; the protein is MNRTEVEMFLDRIGAVRALVVGDLMLDEYLWGKTDRISPEAPVQVVDITNEDLRLGGAGNVINNLVTLGCQVHVASVLGNSQDGDLVRNMLDEIKVDTTGLLFDPQRKTSRKTRILASHQQMMRFDRESREPISAEQEQVLADYVRENATRFDVILISDYLKGVLTEGLLQQIIRIGKEQGLPVVIDPKGSDYGKYRGATLLTPNRKETEVASRVAITDQDSLRQAGQALLKNLELETLVVTRSEEGISIFFQDGQEVHLPTEAQEVYDVTGAGDTVLSLIGVGLACGLSIEDAAGMANLAAGIAVSKVGTSTVSVDEIREMFSHQFLEGDAKIKRRERLAQILETERQRGKTIVFTNGCFDLLHVGHVKYLQQARRQGDLLVLGLNSDDSIRRLKGPNRPLIGEQERAHILAALTCIDYVVTFDEDTPLELIDMLRPDILVKGGDYTPETVVGRELVESYGGRVALIDLVDGRSTTNIIEKILDRYEQE
- the gmhB gene encoding D-glycero-beta-D-manno-heptose 1,7-bisphosphate 7-phosphatase; its protein translation is MNRNDSAGRPAIFLDRDGTINVEKNYLHRIEDFQFIDGAPEAIKALNQAGYLVLVITNQSGVARGYFSLEDVESLHQHLAQRLAAAGARVDGFYVCPHHPTAGLGELRKACSCRKGEPGMLLKAANEHGIDLTRSYMIGDKEADIEAGEKAGCSSLLVLTGYGNETAQVVSPDRAKRFADLKQAADYICRQTV